In Treponema primitia ZAS-2, a genomic segment contains:
- the cas6 gene encoding CRISPR system precrRNA processing endoribonuclease RAMP protein Cas6, protein MKLFYKKIRFTLAFAGELRFPVPPAFVFRSIIGAQLHRICCIAHGVKCPDCMFSGTCAYGFAFESILPRDNPVLSGRDRISHPVIIETESFLEKPGDSLGLYLIFLGPAIKYLPYFFYALKKGGEAGILRERVPFRVTGVFDDGHELLEDEETLNTRFEPDVWEYVPGDGAVKQRRLMVQMLSPLRFKVQGHYDDSFSAADFALCLHRRTRTLCSQYGVVHDNDVEGGYYFSEAWAIKERNLVWRDFAHYSARQRKTMQFGGLTGSMVLEGAFSAYEYACLGFAEIFHAGKNTNFGLGRVTVWAKEG, encoded by the coding sequence ATGAAGCTGTTTTACAAAAAAATCAGATTCACCCTGGCTTTTGCGGGGGAGTTACGGTTTCCTGTGCCTCCTGCGTTTGTCTTTAGAAGTATTATTGGTGCTCAGCTGCACCGGATTTGCTGCATCGCCCATGGCGTTAAGTGCCCGGATTGTATGTTTAGCGGGACCTGCGCATACGGGTTTGCTTTTGAGTCAATCCTGCCCAGGGATAACCCTGTGCTTTCAGGGCGGGATCGGATTTCCCATCCGGTAATAATTGAAACAGAGAGTTTTCTTGAAAAACCCGGGGATTCCCTGGGCTTGTACCTTATTTTTTTAGGGCCGGCGATTAAATACCTGCCCTATTTTTTTTATGCCCTCAAGAAAGGCGGGGAGGCGGGGATCCTGAGGGAACGGGTTCCTTTCAGGGTAACCGGGGTTTTCGATGATGGCCATGAACTGCTGGAGGATGAGGAAACACTTAATACCCGCTTTGAGCCCGATGTTTGGGAATATGTCCCCGGAGACGGCGCGGTGAAGCAGAGGCGGCTGATGGTACAAATGCTTTCACCCCTCAGGTTTAAGGTCCAGGGCCATTACGATGACAGTTTTAGTGCGGCAGATTTTGCGCTCTGCCTTCACCGCAGGACCCGTACCCTCTGCTCCCAATACGGCGTTGTCCATGACAATGATGTTGAGGGAGGATATTATTTTTCGGAAGCATGGGCTATAAAAGAAAGAAACTTGGTATGGCGGGATTTTGCCCACTATTCGGCCCGGCAGCGGAAAACTATGCAGTTTGGGGGGCTTACGGGCAGCATGGTCCTGGAAGGGGCTTTTTCGGCCTATGAATATGCCTGCCTGGGGTTTGCGGAAATTTTTCATGCCGGGAAGAATACTAATTTCGGATTAGGTAGAGTAACTGTTTGGGCAAAGGAAGGTTGA
- a CDS encoding Uma2 family endonuclease, which yields MSGPVSVEAEKTHYTYADYLEWETDKRYELMDGEAYMMASPSVIHQRISMSLTVQFGSFLLGKPCEVFAAPLDVRLFPREDHSDDTVLQPDLFVVCDKTKLSKGSCDGAPDLVIEIVSPSNTVKEILKKFNYYLDAGVREYWIVDPDNKTVQVHILKDGHYVSGIYKTGAIPVSILPGLEIAITSFWEENPA from the coding sequence ATGTCAGGTCCGGTAAGCGTCGAAGCGGAAAAAACACATTATACCTACGCCGATTACCTTGAATGGGAAACGGACAAGCGCTATGAGCTCATGGACGGGGAGGCTTATATGATGGCTTCTCCCTCGGTAATCCACCAGCGGATCAGCATGAGCCTCACCGTTCAGTTTGGTTCTTTCCTTTTGGGGAAACCCTGTGAAGTATTTGCCGCGCCCCTGGATGTACGCCTTTTCCCCCGGGAAGACCATAGTGACGATACGGTATTACAGCCGGATCTGTTCGTGGTATGCGACAAAACCAAGCTCTCTAAGGGTTCCTGTGACGGTGCGCCGGATCTGGTGATTGAAATTGTTTCTCCGTCCAATACCGTAAAAGAGATACTCAAGAAATTTAATTACTATCTGGACGCCGGGGTACGGGAATATTGGATTGTCGATCCTGATAATAAAACGGTACAGGTCCATATCCTGAAAGATGGGCACTATGTATCCGGTATATACAAAACCGGTGCTATTCCTGTTTCAATACTACCGGGATTGGAGATAGCTATCACCTCCTTTTGGGAAGAAAATCCTGCATAA
- a CDS encoding flagellar filament outer layer protein FlaA: MKRYIIIALLISIGGLAFAQQEEVGGTNTERLGIDAAQQKLKEVSVEKFEHDGFWRSSMSPDQGYTTTRLFEGGPLGKKPIPEEEGLNIPDRYVLGTRVDYLHRGYSSFIMYPVRPIPIEGITKTISLWVAGRNFDHELHILIQDFFGRNFELYVGKLNFQGWKQLTVAIPPQAMNGWSGIVQRNYHYNNQMGIKIVGFRVDVDPMEAQGSYYVYLDDVRAVTDLFAEDSRDPDDMVDSW, encoded by the coding sequence ATGAAACGATATATTATCATAGCTTTGTTGATATCCATAGGCGGTCTTGCCTTTGCGCAGCAGGAAGAAGTGGGCGGAACCAACACGGAGCGGCTTGGGATCGATGCCGCCCAGCAGAAACTGAAGGAAGTTTCAGTTGAAAAATTCGAGCATGACGGGTTTTGGCGTTCCTCTATGTCTCCCGATCAGGGGTATACCACCACCCGCCTTTTTGAGGGCGGTCCCTTGGGGAAGAAACCCATCCCGGAAGAAGAGGGGCTGAATATTCCTGACCGCTATGTGTTGGGTACCCGGGTTGACTACCTCCACCGTGGTTATAGCAGCTTTATTATGTACCCGGTTCGCCCCATTCCCATTGAGGGCATTACCAAGACGATTTCCCTCTGGGTGGCGGGCCGTAACTTTGACCATGAACTGCATATTCTGATCCAGGACTTTTTCGGCCGGAACTTTGAACTGTATGTGGGCAAACTGAATTTCCAGGGCTGGAAACAGCTGACCGTGGCGATTCCCCCCCAGGCTATGAACGGTTGGAGCGGCATTGTTCAGCGGAATTATCACTACAACAACCAGATGGGGATTAAAATAGTTGGTTTCCGGGTCGATGTAGACCCCATGGAAGCCCAGGGAAGCTATTACGTCTACCTGGACGATGTCCGGGCGGTAACCGACCTCTTTGCGGAGGACAGCCGGGACCCCGACGACATGGTCGATTCCTGGTAG
- a CDS encoding flagellar filament outer layer protein FlaA, with amino-acid sequence MKQGSFKAVCFVLLALIAINAAFGDENTINSTSVILESFDGDSEYDWKVMGSKFATKTDDASWPQSTVISAWPQALFGINREGKDLKSLGLWGRFDRQGFNWVDVYPVTKGGDEPAEIPIPGRIQYFDLWVWGSNLDYTIEAYFRDYQGVIHTLEMGHLNYQGWKDLQVRVPERIPQHKRVLPRLAALTFVKFRIWTPPWEQVADFRIYFDQFKIVTDTFESLFDGDELALPERVQELWNGNN; translated from the coding sequence ATGAAACAGGGTAGTTTCAAAGCTGTATGCTTCGTACTTTTGGCATTGATTGCGATAAATGCAGCTTTCGGAGATGAAAATACCATTAATAGCACATCCGTAATCTTGGAGAGCTTTGATGGTGATTCCGAATATGATTGGAAGGTTATGGGCAGCAAATTTGCTACTAAAACCGACGACGCCTCATGGCCACAGTCCACGGTTATTTCCGCCTGGCCCCAGGCCCTTTTCGGCATCAACCGTGAAGGAAAGGACCTGAAGAGCCTTGGCCTTTGGGGCCGTTTTGACCGTCAGGGCTTTAACTGGGTAGACGTGTATCCCGTTACAAAAGGCGGGGATGAGCCGGCTGAAATCCCTATTCCCGGCCGGATTCAGTATTTTGATCTCTGGGTGTGGGGTTCCAACCTTGATTATACTATAGAAGCCTATTTCCGGGATTACCAGGGAGTTATCCACACCCTTGAGATGGGGCATCTCAATTACCAGGGCTGGAAGGATCTGCAGGTCCGGGTCCCGGAGCGCATTCCCCAGCACAAGCGGGTACTTCCCCGGCTGGCTGCCCTGACCTTTGTAAAATTCCGTATCTGGACCCCGCCCTGGGAGCAGGTAGCCGATTTCCGCATTTATTTCGATCAATTCAAGATAGTTACGGATACCTTTGAAAGCCTCTTTGATGGGGATGAGCTGGCACTGCCTGAGCGGGTCCAGGAACTCTGGAACGGCAATAATTAA
- a CDS encoding class II fructose-bisphosphate aldolase: protein MTSYKELGLVNTVELFKKAVKGGYALPAYNFNNMEQMQAIIQASVETKSPVILQVSAGARKYANQNLLRNMAKGAVEYAHELGYDIPIVLHLDHGDSFELCKDCIETGFSSVMIDGSHLPYDENVALTKKVCEFAHSQKDYVTVEGELGVLAGVEDDVSSEHSNYTQPEEVQDFVGKTKVDSLAISIGTSHGRTKFKPEQCTRGPNGILIPPPLRFDILAEIEKRLPGFPIVLHGSSSVPQEYVEIVEKFGGKLTDSVGIPEEQLRQAAKSAVCKINVDSDGRLAMTAIIRKVFAEKPDEFDPRKYLGPARDELKKLYAHKNVNVLGSAGQA from the coding sequence ATGACCAGTTATAAAGAATTAGGCTTGGTGAATACCGTTGAACTGTTCAAGAAAGCAGTAAAAGGCGGCTATGCGCTTCCGGCGTATAACTTTAACAATATGGAGCAAATGCAGGCAATTATTCAGGCCAGCGTGGAGACCAAATCGCCGGTTATACTCCAGGTTTCTGCAGGGGCCCGGAAATACGCCAACCAAAACCTGCTCCGGAATATGGCTAAAGGCGCGGTGGAGTATGCCCATGAACTGGGCTACGATATCCCCATCGTACTGCACCTGGACCACGGGGACAGCTTTGAACTCTGCAAGGATTGTATTGAGACGGGCTTTTCCTCGGTGATGATCGACGGATCCCACCTTCCCTATGATGAAAACGTGGCGCTCACCAAGAAGGTCTGCGAATTTGCCCATTCCCAGAAGGATTATGTGACCGTGGAAGGGGAACTGGGGGTTCTGGCCGGGGTTGAGGACGATGTTTCCTCCGAACACAGCAACTATACCCAGCCCGAAGAGGTCCAGGACTTTGTGGGGAAGACCAAGGTCGATTCTCTGGCAATTTCCATCGGTACCAGCCACGGCCGGACCAAATTTAAGCCCGAACAGTGCACCCGGGGGCCCAACGGCATCCTGATTCCCCCTCCCCTGCGCTTTGATATTCTGGCGGAAATCGAAAAACGGCTTCCCGGCTTCCCCATCGTCCTCCACGGCTCCTCCTCGGTGCCCCAGGAATATGTGGAGATCGTCGAAAAATTCGGGGGCAAGCTGACCGACTCGGTGGGTATCCCGGAGGAACAGCTCCGCCAGGCCGCCAAAAGCGCGGTATGCAAGATCAATGTCGATTCCGACGGCCGCCTTGCCATGACCGCCATTATCCGCAAGGTTTTTGCGGAAAAACCGGATGAATTCGACCCCCGGAAGTACCTGGGGCCGGCCCGGGATGAGCTCAAGAAGCTCTATGCCCATAAAAACGTCAATGTCCTGGGTTCTGCCGGGCAGGCTTAA
- a CDS encoding lipoprotein codes for MRRFLLFIITTGLAVLFAGCGELDAVFPSQGTYRVNARVDNDHTLDEYSIVHHSSSIRPFFENSVTNDPDIRGLIVFVQNSGGTTVSRKVQYLISNDSKDQQDPAQETPAKLLVEVPPPDSTMEVLAPVLDDNLPAEVPAPDSAGEFPTETDVQNPLDPETPSESPPSKVSDSGGLKDPPPAVLSAPVSIEEPPAKLSAPASTGKLPAETDISHGAQGGGTSSEASPGKTQPVQAAGENRNNAGDPLTVQAAGQSGTSSGENPTVPDTAQAAGENRDKPGDSIMVQAAGQSGTSSEASPDSVSAAEAKVQDPPPKSDANPPRTEEQSTGSREYKDEIILVKTLEQYLPAFQILEELDIGQYNIVFQVMGDQEVLYRSFKPIYFLADADFTLGEIQSYLPATNVGKSLIPPGINVVLETEISADKRLDPYIIWQYGKKIIAQGRKSAGANYILWKTPEQPGLLNIRAEVFPLLPGDRLPANMLGKFKSLSLPVSTKVRGLKYFDEKAGTFTNWYQLWGNLEDTKAPGDTAKQLQTLADKKPRWIPHNGIYGLSTGPQDVYTLPGKPFTVSAGELGKGRILLRLAPLDGTILHAAFAAGGGLPGNAELNLSAQGETLVLELSSYGVPKDWSPENSAADTPTEDEPLRQSLTLNLNEADAYISLFIYFEIAPNRFSAKLSLENPDSETALISLPLANPLTGDSTVLLGARKKPESRSFDTNDDSSNEAAILNELALAFTQTRYEGDAFGGSAEETVSPP; via the coding sequence GTGCGTCGGTTTCTGTTATTTATTATTACTACAGGACTCGCCGTTCTTTTTGCCGGTTGTGGCGAGTTAGATGCGGTATTTCCCTCCCAGGGAACCTATCGGGTAAACGCCCGGGTGGACAACGACCATACCCTGGATGAATACTCAATTGTACACCACAGCAGTAGCATACGCCCCTTTTTTGAAAATTCTGTGACCAATGATCCGGATATCCGGGGACTGATCGTTTTTGTTCAGAACTCCGGAGGAACCACGGTCAGCAGAAAAGTACAGTACCTGATTTCCAATGATTCCAAGGATCAACAGGACCCGGCCCAGGAAACCCCAGCGAAGCTCCTCGTAGAAGTTCCGCCGCCGGATTCAACCATGGAAGTTCTGGCGCCGGTTTTAGACGACAATCTTCCGGCGGAAGTTCCGGCGCCGGATTCAGCCGGCGAATTCCCCACAGAAACCGATGTTCAGAACCCGCTTGATCCCGAGACGCCCTCTGAATCGCCCCCATCCAAGGTCTCTGATTCCGGGGGATTGAAGGATCCTCCCCCGGCGGTACTTTCAGCCCCGGTTTCAATCGAAGAGCCCCCTGCGAAACTTTCTGCACCGGCTTCAACCGGAAAGCTCCCCGCGGAAACCGACATCAGCCACGGCGCCCAGGGTGGCGGTACTTCCAGCGAAGCTTCCCCCGGAAAAACTCAGCCGGTACAGGCAGCTGGAGAGAACAGAAATAACGCCGGCGACCCACTCACGGTACAGGCAGCCGGACAGTCTGGTACTTCCAGCGGAGAAAACCCCACTGTTCCTGATACGGCACAAGCCGCCGGGGAGAACCGGGACAAGCCCGGGGATTCTATTATGGTACAGGCAGCCGGACAGTCCGGTACTTCCAGCGAAGCTTCCCCCGATTCGGTATCCGCCGCGGAGGCCAAAGTTCAGGATCCGCCCCCGAAGAGCGACGCCAATCCACCCCGGACAGAAGAACAAAGTACCGGGAGCCGGGAATATAAGGATGAGATAATACTGGTTAAGACCCTGGAGCAGTACCTACCGGCCTTTCAAATCTTAGAAGAACTTGATATAGGCCAGTACAATATTGTTTTCCAGGTCATGGGGGACCAGGAGGTTCTCTACCGAAGTTTCAAGCCCATTTATTTTCTTGCAGATGCGGACTTTACCCTGGGGGAAATCCAAAGTTACCTCCCTGCGACCAATGTGGGAAAGAGCCTTATTCCGCCGGGGATCAACGTGGTGCTGGAAACCGAGATCAGCGCGGATAAACGCTTGGACCCCTATATAATTTGGCAGTACGGCAAGAAGATAATTGCCCAGGGCCGAAAATCCGCCGGGGCAAATTATATACTCTGGAAAACTCCGGAACAGCCCGGGTTACTCAATATCCGGGCCGAAGTATTTCCCCTGCTGCCCGGTGACCGGCTGCCTGCAAACATGCTGGGAAAGTTTAAATCCCTGTCCCTGCCGGTTTCCACGAAAGTCCGGGGCCTTAAGTACTTTGATGAAAAGGCGGGGACCTTTACCAACTGGTATCAACTCTGGGGAAACCTGGAGGATACCAAGGCGCCCGGGGATACGGCTAAACAGCTCCAGACCCTGGCTGATAAAAAACCCCGGTGGATACCTCACAATGGTATTTACGGCCTTTCCACTGGCCCCCAGGATGTTTATACCCTGCCCGGAAAACCCTTCACCGTATCAGCGGGAGAATTGGGGAAGGGAAGGATACTTCTCCGGCTTGCTCCTCTGGATGGAACTATCCTTCACGCAGCCTTTGCCGCTGGGGGCGGTCTGCCCGGCAATGCGGAACTGAACCTGTCCGCCCAGGGGGAAACCCTGGTTCTTGAACTTAGCTCTTATGGCGTTCCTAAAGACTGGTCCCCGGAGAATTCCGCGGCTGATACCCCGACGGAGGATGAACCCCTCCGTCAATCACTTACCCTGAATCTTAATGAAGCCGACGCATATATTTCTCTTTTTATTTATTTTGAAATTGCCCCGAACCGTTTCAGCGCAAAACTAAGCCTGGAAAACCCGGACTCGGAAACCGCTTTGATTAGCCTTCCCCTGGCAAACCCCCTCACCGGGGATAGCACGGTCCTGCTCGGCGCCCGAAAAAAACCAGAATCCAGGTCCTTTGATACAAATGATGATAGTAGTAATGAAGCGGCCATTCTGAATGAGCTGGCCCTGGCTTTTACCCAAACCCGGTATGAGGGGGACGCTTTCGGCGGGTCTGCCGAGGAGACTGTCTCCCCACCCTGA
- a CDS encoding phosphatase PAP2 family protein gives MNGAVIISSAERLPVFFAIYRWGLAFIQGIQGIKSPGLTALMKGITALGSEYFYIPLILFIFWCVNEKKGLRLGLIILVSAFINGFFKDLLKQPRPFNLEASVGLVFEPSYGFPSGHAQLSLCFWLPLAFWLSRSRRTATCNTDFSRQVPRATCNEVPRAGKMFRAAVWGGAIFFVLLIAFTRLYLGVHFPTDILGGWFLGGLILLLWYFFRKPVTALLNAGKLRAQMIAAALIALGMNALYPADSSLGGLFLGFAAGHGLTLHYFPRSNSDEQKPSPLILAARYALGLGGAALIYLGFKTILPGENSLFSGLPLWGAGSPYFQLGRFVRYGLLGLWAAAGAPLVFLRLHLTEVSQNDGERD, from the coding sequence ATGAACGGGGCCGTCATCATTAGCAGCGCCGAAAGGTTGCCGGTGTTTTTTGCCATATACCGCTGGGGCCTAGCTTTCATCCAGGGTATTCAGGGTATAAAGAGCCCGGGTCTTACGGCGCTTATGAAAGGTATTACCGCCCTGGGTTCGGAATATTTTTATATCCCCTTGATACTCTTCATTTTCTGGTGTGTCAATGAAAAGAAGGGGCTGCGGCTGGGGCTCATCATCCTGGTTTCCGCCTTTATCAACGGGTTTTTCAAGGATCTGCTGAAGCAGCCCCGGCCCTTTAATCTGGAAGCCTCAGTGGGCCTGGTCTTTGAGCCCAGCTACGGCTTTCCCTCGGGGCACGCCCAGCTTTCCCTCTGCTTCTGGCTGCCCCTGGCGTTTTGGCTTAGCCGTTCCCGGCGGACAGCTACTTGCAACACCGACTTTAGTCGGCAAGTTCCCCGCGCTACTTGCAACGAAGTTCCCCGCGCAGGGAAGATGTTCCGGGCTGCTGTTTGGGGAGGGGCGATCTTTTTCGTCCTGCTTATCGCCTTTACCCGGCTCTACCTGGGTGTCCATTTTCCTACGGATATTCTGGGGGGCTGGTTCCTGGGGGGGCTTATCCTCCTGCTCTGGTACTTCTTTAGAAAACCCGTAACAGCCCTGTTGAATGCAGGAAAACTGCGGGCTCAGATGATTGCCGCGGCCCTTATTGCTCTGGGGATGAACGCCCTCTACCCGGCTGATTCCAGCCTTGGGGGCCTGTTTCTTGGGTTCGCCGCAGGCCATGGGCTAACACTTCATTACTTCCCCCGCAGTAATTCCGATGAACAGAAACCCTCTCCCCTGATCCTGGCTGCCCGGTATGCCCTGGGCCTGGGTGGGGCGGCGCTGATCTACCTGGGTTTCAAGACGATCCTGCCCGGCGAAAATTCCCTCTTTTCGGGGCTGCCCCTTTGGGGAGCTGGGTCCCCCTACTTTCAACTGGGGCGCTTTGTACGCTACGGACTCTTGGGCCTCTGGGCGGCTGCGGGGGCGCCCTTAGTTTTTCTGCGACTGCACCTGACGGAGGTTTCACAGAATGATGGGGAGCGGGATTAG
- the mnmE gene encoding tRNA uridine-5-carboxymethylaminomethyl(34) synthesis GTPase MnmE, with protein MALHSAEYGDTDPMAALATLLGESALAIIRTSGKNSLELLAEVFSRPEKLLAAPGNSVVHGWIIGKDRSKIDDVLISIYRAPVTYTGEDSADISCHGGIAAAKAVLETLYSAGFRPSLHGEFTFRAFMNGKLDLTRAESVMELVSAKTGRAREHAVQRLSGTLAEEISGVKELLVQVLAGTELYLDYSEDDGLSLAADPSDAAEAAGLLPDRPLAEEALKRLQTLAESYRRERLYAEGALAVIAGRPNAGKSSLFNLLLKEDRSIVTDIPGTTRDWIEAWVSIEGIPVRLADTAGLHASEDPVEKLGIERSRTLLEEADLILYLIDGAEGITTEDHEFFTNLADSNINTTQIVLLWNKADLVSVPEKILPQLTTESPVQALPPDIPAPLPVSARTGVGIPELTREIAARLEQASGDGSREVSAGLGTARQKELVDSAAASLNEALTLAAAGEPLDIIAPLLREGVNALGEITGEVSTADILETMFSRFCIGK; from the coding sequence ATGGCCCTTCATTCCGCTGAATACGGCGACACGGATCCCATGGCCGCCCTGGCCACCCTCCTGGGGGAAAGCGCCCTAGCTATCATCAGGACATCGGGGAAAAATTCTCTGGAACTTCTGGCAGAAGTTTTTTCCCGGCCGGAAAAACTCCTTGCCGCCCCGGGGAATTCAGTGGTCCACGGATGGATAATCGGGAAAGACCGCAGTAAAATTGACGATGTGCTCATCTCGATCTACCGAGCACCTGTCACCTACACCGGCGAAGACAGCGCAGATATTTCCTGCCACGGGGGCATTGCCGCCGCAAAGGCGGTACTGGAGACCCTGTATAGCGCGGGCTTCAGGCCCAGCCTTCACGGTGAATTTACCTTCCGGGCTTTCATGAACGGAAAACTCGATCTGACCCGCGCAGAATCGGTGATGGAACTGGTTTCCGCCAAAACCGGCCGGGCCCGGGAACATGCGGTGCAGCGCCTCTCAGGTACCCTGGCGGAGGAAATCTCAGGGGTCAAAGAACTTTTGGTACAGGTCCTGGCAGGGACCGAGCTGTACCTGGACTATTCGGAGGATGACGGCCTCTCCCTTGCCGCCGACCCTTCCGACGCGGCGGAAGCGGCGGGCTTACTCCCGGACCGGCCCCTGGCTGAGGAAGCCCTAAAGCGGCTGCAAACCTTGGCTGAATCCTACCGCCGGGAACGGCTCTATGCCGAGGGAGCCCTTGCAGTAATCGCCGGACGGCCGAACGCGGGAAAGTCCAGCCTCTTTAACCTGCTCTTAAAAGAGGACCGTTCCATCGTCACCGATATCCCCGGTACCACCCGGGACTGGATCGAGGCATGGGTATCCATCGAGGGCATCCCGGTACGACTGGCAGACACCGCAGGGCTCCACGCCTCGGAAGACCCGGTAGAAAAACTGGGCATAGAAAGGAGTCGGACGCTTCTGGAAGAGGCAGACTTGATCCTCTACCTTATCGACGGCGCCGAAGGAATCACTACGGAGGACCATGAGTTTTTTACCAACCTGGCAGATAGCAATATTAATACTACTCAGATAGTATTACTGTGGAATAAAGCCGACTTAGTATCGGTCCCGGAGAAAATACTCCCACAACTTACAACGGAGTCCCCTGTGCAAGCCCTACCGCCGGATATCCCCGCCCCTCTGCCGGTCAGTGCCAGGACCGGCGTGGGTATACCGGAACTGACCCGGGAAATAGCCGCCCGGCTGGAGCAGGCATCCGGGGACGGGAGCCGGGAAGTATCTGCGGGTCTGGGCACTGCACGGCAGAAAGAGCTTGTCGATTCAGCCGCAGCTTCACTGAACGAAGCCCTGACCCTGGCGGCCGCCGGGGAACCACTGGACATCATCGCCCCGCTGCTTCGGGAAGGGGTAAACGCCCTGGGGGAAATCACCGGCGAAGTGTCTACCGCAGATATTCTGGAAACCATGTTCAGCCGTTTCTGCATAGGAAAATGA
- the mnmG gene encoding tRNA uridine-5-carboxymethylaminomethyl(34) synthesis enzyme MnmG, which yields MDYDCIVVGGGHAGIEAALAAARLGFSALLITQNPDRIGALSCNPAVGGLSKGNLVREVDALGGQMGKLIDATMIQYRVLNRSRGPAVQAPRAQADKQAYQAAARSALEAQGNLSIFMDTVTDLLVAGDDGNDGGESLPGSGQRGQVLGVVTRRGHRISSRTVILSTGTFMEGKIFIGEYDAPQGRLGEEAALGLGTSLRRRGFPVGRLKTGTPARIAGDSLDYSRMEKQEGEEAAPFSFDRDPGSGPIGLATRPCWITYTNQKTHEIIRANILRSPLYGGKIVGVGPRYCPSIEDKVVRFPERERHHIFIEPEGLSTNEMYMNGASSSLPEDVQAAFIHSIAGLEEARIVRPAYAVEYDYLDPLDLYPTLESKRMAGLFVAGQTNGSSGYEEAAAQGIIAGINAALMLRGDTPLVLGRAEAYIGVLVDDLTTQGTKEPYRMFTSRAEHRLMLRHDTADTRLTPKGRAIGLAEEVRWERFEKKTQGLEAIAELLRTRKVPGAIAAAENRPAASLLPHAGDSLERALTDSAVKFDDILPWAPELADYPREWIERSFLDIKYAGYIEKESRSAARGAKMDAIKLPPDMDYAAISGLSVESREKLRQVRPLTVGQAARIPGVRQGDIALLLVLVKKGG from the coding sequence ATGGATTATGATTGCATTGTTGTAGGGGGCGGACACGCGGGGATTGAGGCGGCCCTGGCAGCGGCCCGGCTCGGCTTTTCCGCCCTGTTGATCACCCAAAACCCCGACCGCATCGGCGCCCTCTCCTGCAACCCCGCGGTAGGGGGCCTCTCCAAGGGCAACCTGGTCCGGGAAGTGGACGCCCTGGGGGGGCAAATGGGGAAACTCATAGACGCAACCATGATCCAGTACCGGGTGCTCAACCGCTCCCGGGGCCCCGCAGTCCAGGCCCCCCGGGCCCAGGCGGACAAACAGGCCTACCAGGCCGCCGCCAGATCCGCCCTGGAAGCCCAGGGAAACCTTTCGATTTTTATGGACACTGTGACAGACCTTTTGGTAGCCGGGGATGACGGGAACGATGGCGGCGAAAGCCTTCCCGGTTCCGGCCAACGGGGCCAAGTCCTGGGGGTGGTGACCCGGCGGGGGCACCGCATCAGCAGCCGGACAGTAATACTGTCCACCGGCACTTTTATGGAAGGAAAGATATTTATCGGCGAATATGACGCACCCCAGGGGCGGCTGGGGGAAGAGGCCGCCCTGGGACTGGGGACCAGCCTCAGGCGGCGGGGCTTCCCTGTAGGGCGGCTCAAGACGGGCACCCCTGCCCGTATAGCCGGGGATTCCCTGGATTATTCGCGGATGGAAAAACAGGAGGGCGAAGAAGCAGCCCCCTTTTCCTTTGACCGCGATCCCGGCTCGGGGCCAATCGGCCTTGCAACACGGCCCTGCTGGATCACCTACACCAATCAGAAAACCCACGAAATTATCCGAGCCAATATACTTAGGTCTCCCCTCTACGGGGGAAAGATCGTCGGTGTAGGCCCCCGATACTGTCCATCCATTGAGGACAAGGTAGTGCGCTTCCCGGAGCGGGAACGGCACCACATCTTTATTGAGCCCGAGGGGCTTTCAACAAATGAAATGTATATGAACGGCGCTTCCAGCTCCCTGCCCGAGGATGTGCAGGCCGCCTTCATCCACAGCATAGCCGGCCTGGAGGAAGCCCGGATCGTCCGCCCCGCCTATGCGGTGGAATACGACTACCTGGACCCCCTGGACCTCTACCCCACCCTGGAATCCAAGCGTATGGCCGGGCTCTTCGTGGCAGGCCAAACCAACGGCAGTTCCGGCTATGAAGAAGCGGCGGCCCAGGGCATCATAGCGGGGATCAACGCCGCACTAATGCTGCGGGGGGATACCCCCCTGGTCCTGGGCCGGGCGGAAGCCTACATCGGGGTCCTGGTGGACGACCTTACCACCCAGGGTACAAAGGAACCCTACCGTATGTTCACCAGCCGGGCGGAACACCGACTTATGCTGCGCCACGATACTGCGGATACCCGGCTCACCCCAAAAGGACGGGCCATAGGGCTTGCGGAGGAGGTGCGCTGGGAACGATTTGAGAAGAAAACCCAGGGGCTCGAAGCTATCGCAGAATTGCTGCGTACCAGGAAGGTTCCCGGCGCCATTGCTGCTGCGGAAAACAGACCCGCAGCATCATTACTGCCCCATGCAGGGGACAGCCTGGAACGCGCCCTGACCGATTCAGCGGTAAAGTTCGATGACATCCTGCCCTGGGCACCGGAGTTGGCGGATTATCCCCGGGAATGGATTGAGCGGAGCTTCCTAGACATCAAGTACGCCGGGTATATTGAGAAAGAAAGCCGATCCGCCGCCCGGGGGGCCAAGATGGATGCAATAAAACTGCCCCCGGACATGGACTATGCCGCCATCTCAGGCCTTTCCGTGGAATCGAGAGAAAAACTGCGCCAGGTCCGGCCCCTGACAGTGGGCCAAGCCGCGCGTATTCCCGGGGTGCGTCAGGGGGACATCGCACTATTACTGGTTCTTGTTAAAAAAGGGGGCTAA